The Tissierella sp. genome includes the window AATCCTTTCCAGTTACATCAAAATGTCGCCATAGAGTGTCTTTGGATGGTCTCAAATCGAACTCTATCAATAAATCTGCAACTCTATTTATCAAAGTATTATAAGTTTTATCATTGAACTTACCACTCCAATCAGGGTGACATGCCTCAATGCCATATAAGTATCTATTAGGGGAATTAGCTAGTAATTGCTTTGCCCTAGCTTTATATGACTTTGCACCTACATGATAAGCGACTTCGGTCTTAGGTAGACAAATTATAACTTCGCCATCTAGTCCAATGACCTCATGAGAACTAGCATATCTCTTAGGAGTAGCAGTTTGATTTTTAAGGTTTTCAAAGTAATTTCTATTATTAATAGCCTTCGAATTTGCATTACCCACCCAATGAATACCAATCCCTTTAATGCCTAGCATTTTAGATTGAGGTCTTGAATAAATATTAGGGGATAGGAGGGAGGTAATAATTTCATATTCTTTTGCCATTATTTTTCACCGCCTTTGCAATAGGTATAAGAAGA containing:
- a CDS encoding peptidoglycan recognition family protein yields the protein MAKEYEIITSLLSPNIYSRPQSKMLGIKGIGIHWVGNANSKAINNRNYFENLKNQTATPKRYASSHEVIGLDGEVIICLPKTEVAYHVGAKSYKARAKQLLANSPNRYLYGIEACHPDWSGKFNDKTYNTLINRVADLLIEFDLRPSKDTLWRHFDVTGKDCPKYYMVNPSAWDKLVADITKRYYAKVEVLVVAELLEWQKVQGEKALDSLNKKKDNNGNLIVNSPDDWKKKLGENIPGWLFWSIIDRISK